TCTTCCTTTGATCGCTTGTACTTGTCGTATAGATTATGGTTACTCATCGTTATCAATACACTTAACAAAGTGTTCTATGTTGTACCTGGTTCCACCAGATAAAGGCGACTCTTCTCTTGTATCCCAATTAAAGGAAACTCTAACCTTATTGGTTACTTCTTCACCTTGGTAAAATACTTTCGGTACAGATGATTCGTCTTCTAATTCGATTGTAAGTAAAGAGCTTCGTTCTTGAGTGTCTTCTCTCCTTAATGACGGAAGTTCTTCCAGATGGTAACTTGTACTCATTTCAGCTACCCGTATGCCAATCAACTGTTGTAATACCATCTCAACCTCATCAATTAATACTTCTTTAATGTGCGGATTATGCAAAGGCAAATCTTCAATTGTTATAGGAAATGGTATATCCAATCCCATATCTTTCGCTTGATTAAATATTATCTTAGCCATACCTTTGTTTGGACATAAGATGTATAAATGTTCTGCACTTGCTTTCTTGATTAATTCAGTTGTTTTTCCGCAACACCTTTTACCACCAATTATTTTATCTGTCATGAGTTTCCATCTCCTTTTCTGCATAATAAAAAGACACCCAATCAACTGAGTGCCTTTGTTTATATCTTGTTCTTTAGTTCAATCATTTTTGGATCTAAATTTGATTTCTTATTATGTATCTTCTCTAGTGTTTTGCTGTACTGTTTTCGATCTGTGATATTAGGTAATGTTTCATACATTTTCTTTATCTCTCTTTGTTTCCTCCTAATATCTGCATCGGTTGCGTAAGAGGTATAATGCTCATTGCAATGTGGACAGGTGAAGTATGTTTCTGTTATACCTTTGCCGTGTTTCTTTTCCTGTAACTGAATAACAAATGTATTACTACATTTATCGCACATTATCGGTTCGTTCATTTGTTCGACCTCCTCTGTTATTTGAAGGACTCTTCAAGCTCAATTACATCATCTATAAAAAGACCGTACACTTCCGCCTGTTTTTCACTCAACGGTTCCAAGAGGCTTTCTTTCATATCATAAGCTACATCTATATCCTGTTCCGCAATACCTTTAACTACTTCATATAGTGATAAAGCAACTTTAATATCGAACTCCTCATAATTTGTATCGTATTCATTTAGTAATGAATTCAACATATTAATGTACAATTCTGTTTCTGCATCTTCAACTTGCTCTAAAGTGTTATTCAATTCTTCTTCCGATTCTTCTAATTGACCCACGCTATCGTTAGAATCTTGTGACTCTGCTGTGACGGTTTCGTCATCTTTGTTAATTTCGCTCTGGGATTCAGAATTTTTAGTAGAACAACCAACTAACATTATAATTAGTAATACACCTAATAAAACAAATACCTTCTTCATCCTCTTCCCCCTCCATCAATATGTATACACTTATTATGATAGAGTTGGAAAAGTTATGCAATAAGAAAAGACACCCAATGCTCTGGTTACTAATTATTTTTTTAACTCTTCAATTTCTCGATTGAGTGATTCAACTTTTATATTTAAATCTTGTATTGCTTTTATCAATGGTGCAACTAACTCCGTATAGCCAATTGTCAGAACATCGTTACCGTTATTCTCTTTATGATCTTGGAACCCTCCAAAATCTACATTTAAATCTTCCATTACAGTTTTTACTTCCTGAGCAATCAACCCATGATGATACCTATTACGCTTTTTGGTGCCGTCTTTTTTTAATTTAGTAACAGATCCATCATTGTTAAGTTCAATATAATCATCACGATAATCCCATTTAAAATCTCTAGGACGCAATTTCAAAATGAATTCTAACCCTAAAGCTGTATCTTTTATGTCTGCTTTATCCCTTTTATCTGAGCGGTTTTGAATTGCTCCATAAGCATATGTTGTTATTCCACTGCTTCCTAATTGTAACTGACTATCTCCTGATACTCTGGATTGTTTGCCAATCCCTATTGAATTTTTAACATTTGTTAAAGGATTACCGTTTACATCATAGGAAAGAGCTTTATCACCTAAAGCAGTATTAGAATGCCCCTGCTTTAAATAACGCATTGCTTCGGTTCCTACAGCAACATTATCGTGATTTCCTGAACCTTCTAAATCTCTCATTGTAGAAGAACCGATAGAGATTAAACGGTTATTTGCCTTAGAGGAAAACGCTGATCGCCATCCCACTATTGTATTATAGATACCTGTTTTATTATTGTATAAAGACCAGGATCCAACACCTGTATTGCGGTTTGCGTTTGTGTTAAATAGCGAATTATAACCGACAGCAGTATTCTCACTTGCTTGTTTTCGGTCCTGTTGACCGCCTTCTGTTACAGTTCCAGAGTAAGCGTTTGTTCCTACAGCTGTATTATAATTTCCTGTTTCATTTGCATGTGCTGCATTTCTTCCTAATCCAACGTTCCCTCTTCCTGAAACATTATATCTTAAAGCGTAGGAACCAAGTGCCGTGTTGCGACTTCCCTCATCATTTCTATCAGGTTTACCTTCAGAATTAATAATACGTCCAATATTTCTCTCAAGTGCTGAATCACCAACTGCAACGTTATTATAGCCTACAATATTATCTCTCATAGATGAATGTCCAACGGCAACGTTACGCCATCCGGCCTTTTCAATATTACTCCCATTCTTGTTTAATGATAATTCTCCAATACCCACATTTCTATAACCACCTGACTTTTCGTAATAAAAGTCATTAGACTCACCTGCTTGCTTTCCAGAAAATACATTTGTGTTTCCAGCTCGTGTAATCTGAAACGGAGCGTCGTATAACATATTGTTAATTTTGAAATCACCATTAAGATAAATGTTTCTAGAAAATTTCTTAGTAACAAAATAAGTTTTCCCCAATAAGTTTACAAACATATTATGATTTTCTTCCTCAATTCTTATAAAAGCTTGCGTGTCATCATTAATTCCGTCCCCAACAGCACCATAATCAAGTGGATTAATAATTTGGATTCCCATATTTTCAGCCTCCTAAATATTTTGTAAAGAAAAAGCACCCAGGTATATAGCGTGGGTGCTTTAAACTATTATCACCTATAAGGGGTTTAAGCATATTTATATTTATTTCACACTATCATTTTATCTTTTGGCAAGTGTCATGATAGTCACATAGTAATTTTATGATACTCAGGTTCGCAGAAATTGGATGATTTATTATCATCCTTCCTATTTTCAAACCAAAAAATGTAAAACCAAGCCAATTAGCTTCCAAATATTAAGGACCGCTGACAATAGTAATAAAAATCAAAACAATATATCCGGCACCTTCATTGTTTGAGTTAGTAACATAACAGTGTTACAGATATAAAACATTTTTCTGATTGTTTAGGAAAAGGAGCAATTTCTTTACCAACAATAGGTCCCGTTAGTGTGAATAAGGCTTTCATTTTAATGTCCTCTAAAATTATGAAGTTCGTTACTCAATTCGGCATTTTTCTTGATAAAATCATACAAGAATTCTTGTGTAATATAGGCTTGTTTTCCGTTTTTGTATTTAGTAGCTAATATTTGATTATCCTCATCGTCAGAAAGGCCACTTCCTCTAGGAGCAGTAACTTGGTAGCTATGCATAATTCTATTCCTTATCTCAATAATCTCGTTAAATTTCTTAGCAATAATGGTATCTGAATTTTTTGTAATGGTATTCTTTACTGGTTCTAATAATTTCCCAGAAGTACGATCTATTAACTGATACCAATTATATTCATCCTTTCCATCATTAGTTAGTATATTTTCAATAATGAAAGCATTATTGGAATTAAAAACACAAATTGCGCTTCCTAATAATTCCCTGTATTTCCTGGATGGTAAAGCTTGGCAGCTGTATCTTTCATCAAATATGCATAATTCTTAAATACACCATCTAGGAAACTGTCAAATTCCACAGCTGACATATCGTCATTCATGATGGAATTTCTACCAGATTGGCTCAATTCCTTAGATTCGCTTGTTACCGCTACATTGTAGGGAGGATCAGTAATAACGAGGTCCGCTTTATCATCACCCATCAGCTTAATGATATCCTCTGTTTTAGTAGCGTCTCCACATACTAATAGGTGACGACCCAGCTTCCAAACATCGCCATACTTTGTTTCTGGGTCTACAATATTTTCAACAGCTTCATCAACGTCAAAATTATCATCTTCTACAGGAGTTTCAATTTCTGTATCATTTGGTAAATCAGCCATTAAATCGCTCAGTTCATCTTTAGCAAATCCAGTTATTTCAATTCCTAAAGGGGTATCAGATAACTCCTGCAGTAATTCAGCTAATTTATGCTCATCCCAACTACCACTAATTTTATTTAATGCTATATTGAGCGCTTTTTCCTTCTTAGGATCTAAATCTACTACAGATACCTGCACTTCTTTTATGCCTTGCTCTAGCAATATTTTTAAGCGCTGATGACCACCTACTAAATTTCCAGTTTGTTTATTCCAAACAAGTGGCTCTATATATCCGAACTCATCAATAGATCGTTTAAGCTTTTCGTATTCATCGTCTCCCGGCTGTAAATCTATTCTAGGATTATACGTAGCTGGGTTAATTTTCTCGATACTAACTGTTTCTATTTTCATGTATAATTGCTCCCTTATTCTTTTAAGAGGTATTTCTTTATATATTTTCTTTAATATTTTCTTTAGCACTTTTGCATATAATGAAGGAAAAATTTTAGCTGTACTCTACGTAGGGTACAGTACTGTCCTCTACGTAGGGTACGGCACTGTACCCTACGTAGGGTACGGTAAAGGTGTACTCTAATTAGAGTACAAACAAATGTTTGGTTAAGTTTCATTAATCACTTTGCATTATTTCGATAATATAAATTTATCACTTCAATAACAAAACAACACAACTTAAAGCCGTAATATTTTTTAGATATTTCCTATAAGATTCCGAATCACTTGATAACAATATTTGCTTTCATAAATATTTCATATTACAATACAGAGTAATATTCAGTATAAATGAAAGAAGGTAATCACATATGCCATTTTCGTACAAACCGTTATGGAGACTATTACTAGAACACGACTTAAACAAAACACAGTTGCGAGAAGAATTGGGTCTAGCTACTGCAACCATGGCCAAAATGGGGAAGAATGAATATGTTTCTATGGAAGTAATCGATAAGATATGTAATCATTTCAATGTACAGCCCAATGAAATAATAGAATGGGTGAATAGTGATGAATGAAGGTTTTGATATAAAATACGTTGCTCTATACCTACGGAAGTCTAGAGGCGAAGGTGAGCAAGACCTCGAAAATCATAGATACATGCTAGTTAATATGTGCAAAGAAAATAATTGGCGTTATTTAGAGTACAAAGAGATAGCTAGTTCTGAAACAATTGAGTATAGACCTGAATTCAAAAAACTACTAAAGGATGTCCAAGAGGGCTTATTCGATGCGGTACTTGTTGTTGATTACCAACGTCTTGGACGAGGAGAAATTGAAGATCAAGGACTGATTAAGAGGGTTTTCAAAGATAGTCGTACTTATATCGTAACTCCTGAAAAAATATATAATTTAGTGGATGATACTGATGATCTGCTTGTTGATGTTAGCGGATTATTAGCAAGACAAGAATTCAAATCTATTAAAAGAAACTTACAGCGTGGCAAAAAGATAGGTGCTAAACTCGGAAGATGGACTAACGGAACTCCTCCTTTCCCCTATCGATATGAAGCTTCTATAAAAAATATTGTAGTTGATGAAGAAAAAAATAAAATCTATCAAGAAATGAAAAATATGATATTGAATGAACATCCTTGTTACGAAGTTTGCTGGTACTTAAATAATCGTGGTGTAAAATCACCAAGAGGTGGTATTTGGCATGAAAATACCGTTAGAAGGATTATGCTTGATGAAACACACTTAGGGAAAAAGATAACAAATAAAACGGAAGGCTCTGCCCATAAAAATAAAAAAACAAAACCTTTACGTCAACTACCTAGAGAAGAATGGGATATAGTCGAAAACTCTCACGAAGCTGTTAAAACTCAAGAAGAACATGAGCAAATTTTAACTATATTTTCTAAAAGAAAAATAGTGCCGCATCGGTCCCGTTCTGGGACTTATATTCTATCAGGTATCGTGTATTGTAGTAAATGTGGTAAAAGCATGCAATTTACCAATAAAGAAACAAAAAATGGCAATGTAGCTTACATACGAAAATGTCAAAAGAGCGATCCGTATGGCAATAGGTGCGAAAATCGAGGCATTATTGCTAATGCTATTTATGATGCAATTAACATCGAAGTACAAGCTTATGAATCACAATTATTAAAGCATGAAGAGTATGAAAATCAAGAAGAAATTAAACGTATCCAGGACGTTATTTCATTCAAACAATCTCAGATTAACAAATTAAATAATGCGCTTGCTAGAATAAAAGAACTTTATGAGATTGGTGATTATACACGAGAGGAATATCAAGATAGGAAGAAAGTAAGAGAGCGTGAAATAACTTCTACACAAAATGAAATAGAAGAATTAAAAGCTAAACAGAACGTTCAGGAAAGGGTTAATAATAAAGAGCGTATTATAAAAATAAAAGAATTTAAACAAATTTGGTCAGCTGAGGTAGAAAATAAAGTTAAAAACCAAGCCCTAAAGAAAATAATATCTAGAATTAATTATGAACGCGATGAAAATGGGAATGCTAAAATTGATATAGTATTTAATTAAAGGAGAGATTGAAAAATGAATAATAATCACAGATACACGAACGCTCTAATAAACGAAAGGTCACCTTATCTTTTACAACATGCCCATAATCCTGTTAACTGGTTACCTTGGGGTCCGACAGCGTTTAAAAAGGCTAAACGTGAAGGTAAACCGGTGTTTGTGTCCATCGGCTATTCCTAGCCTTCGGGCTAAAATATATATTATACATTAATCAACATGTCATTGGTGTCATGTTATGGCAAAAGAATCGTTTGAAGATGCTGAGGTTGCTACTATCCTAAACGAAACATTCGTTTCGATCAAAGTGGATCGGGAGGAACGACCAGACATTGATTCGATTTATATGAAAGTTTGCCAAATGATGACAGGACAAGGTGGATGGCCGCTATCGATTTTTATGAGCGCTGATCAAATCCCATTTTATGCAGGAACTTATTTTCCCAAACACCATAAATATGGGATGCCAGGCTTTGTAAATGTACTCCAAGAGCTTTATAAAACATACACGCAGGACCCAGAACATATAGCGGATGTTACAAGCAAAGTCGAAAATGCCCTCCGACTAACCGAAACAGAAAAAAGCGTAAACCGGATTAAACGATCGCATGTAAATGAGGCGTTTGATCAGCTGGAAAACAGATTTGACAAAGTATATGGAGGATTTGGACATGCTCCAAAGTTTCCTATGCCTCATAACGTACTGTTTTTATTAAACCATTCTTATTTTACAGGTAATAAAGGGGCGTTAAAGATGGCTAAGCAGACCTTGGATGCGATGGCTGCTGGTGGTATTTACGACCATATCGGCTTCGGTTTCTCCCGCTACAGCACAGATAAAAAATGGCTTGTTCCACATTTTGAAAAGATGCTCTATGACAATGCCCTCTTACTTATTGCTTATACTGAGGCGTACCAATTAACCAAACGCGACGCGTATAAAAACATTTGCAACGAAATGATTGCCTTTGTTTCCAGAGAATTGACTCACCCAAATGGAGGTTTTTATTCCGCTATTGATGCGGACTCAGAGGGTATTGAAGGAAAATATTATGTGTGGGAAGAGCATGAAATAGATCAGGTACTAGGAAAAGAAGACGGTAAACTCTTTAAAGCTGCTTATCAAATTACACCAGAAGGTAATTTTTCAGGTAAAAATATACCAAATTTGATCAACCAAGACTTGAAGCAAGTTGCTGCTTCAGCAGGCGTTTCACTGGAAAGCTTAACAGAAAAACTTGTATTGTCTCGAGAGAAATTGCTTGAAGCTCGTGAAAAAAGGACCTATCCTCATGTAGACGATAAAATTTTAACGGCGTGGAATGGGTTAATGATTGCTGCATTGGCAAAAGCAGGAAAAGTATTCCAAAATAGCAATTATACAGAGATGGCCCAAAAAGCGATCCAGTTTATTGAAGATCACTTATATCAAGATGGTCGCTTAATGGTTCGCTACCGAAAAGGCGAGTCAAAACACGTTGGTTATTTAGATGACTATGCTTTCCTACTATGGGGCTATATAGAATTATATGAGTCCACCTTTCACCTACCCTATCTGGAAAAAGCGAAGCAATTACTTGATCAAATGATTGAATTGTTCTGGGATAACGAACATGGTGGTTTTTATTTTTCTGGAAATGATAATGAAACACTCATTGCTAAAGATAAGGAGGTATATGACGACGCTCTTCCATCAGGAAATAGTGTCGCAGCAGTAATGCTTGTTCGTATGGGATATTTAACGGGTGAGACACGTTATCTGGATTATGTGGAAGAGATGTTTTATACCTTTCATGACGATATCAAAACACAGGCGTCAGGAAGTCCGTTTTTCCTGCTAAGCCTGCAACGAATGGAATTTCCCTCTAAACAAGTTGTTGTCATTGGACCTAATAGCGATCTGAAAAAACAAGCTTTCTTACAACAACTTCAACAGATATTTTTGCCAAATATAACGATATTGTCATTTTCCGAAGATGATTCGTTGGAAAAGCTTGCACCGTTTGCAAGTGCCTATCGATTGATTGATGGAGAAACAACTATTTATGTTTGCGAAAATTTTGCTTGTAAGCAGCCAACAACTAGCACAGCTGAGGCATTTCGCTATATACAAGAATGATTGCCGTTTTACGCATAAACTGCACCCCCATTGTTAGATACTTTTTTAACAATAGGGGTACTTTTTTATGTACATGTATGCAATAGTGCAGAAACTATATACTGTATTTCGTGCTATAATATAATAATACTTATTTCTTAAGAATCTCTAAATATTTAAACGATGGATGAAAAGGAGCTATCAATAGTGAAAGTAAAAATGAACGTCCAAACTGCATATCACGGTGATTTATTGCGTGCCGGAAAAGTATATGAAGTCGATGAAGAAACAGCCAAACGGTGGATTGCCAGTAAATTAGCTGAAAAAGCCGAGGACCAATCGAACGCATAGATATCCTAAAATAGGACGAACAAAGGCATATAAAGTGAATCTTCAATCAGTGATGGTTTTCATTCATCCCCCACTGATTGTTAGTGACACAAAGGTATGACCTAAAGACTTCTTACGAAACAGGGCATTTAGGTGCTGTTATCTTCCACTTTAATTTTTTGCAGTAGATTATCCAACTCCTGAAGTGCCAGTATTACAGCAATCTTATCTACGGGATAAATAAACGCGTTCACAACCCAACGCTACTATAAATCTACATTCAGTCTAGAGGGGAAGCAATTCGACTACCCCTCTTAAAAGTCCACCAGCTAAAGCAGGTGGACTTAGACATAAATGACGGCGACTAAAGTCGTTTTTTAGGCTAAAGCCCTTCTCAAAGATCATAGGTTGAAGCAACCTCAAAGCTAAACCAAAACTCACTCTTCTAGCTTGAATATTTGGATAGGTTACACTTGACTAGACAAAAATGATAAGGCTAAAAGTGGATACCGTCTAAAGACGTTGGAGTTAGACCACGCATTTGTGAGTTAAAATTCAACACATTCCACTTTTTCCCATTTTACTTTCGCTATGTTTATTCTCCACGATTTTAGAATAGTGTTTTAATGGAGCAGGTTGCCCACTTATCTCATGCTATTTCCCATCGTATGAAGAAATACTTCCGCAATTGCTTGTTCCCTTGTTACCACTGGCTGCTTCCTCAACCGCTACAACACTGGTTAAAATCTTAAACATTTTATCGGCTAGTCGTTTGCTAGCATATGTTTGCAAATCAGCATCTAATTGTCGCCACTGCCTCAAATATGTCTTTAGTTGACTAATGCCATTTTCTATAACCGAAATCAAATACTCCTCAATTAAGGCATTTTCTTTTGTTCTCCCCAAAAGCTCCTTCATCTCATTAATAAACAGTTCATCTGACTGATATTTGTGAATCAGTCGAATTACTTCTAGTCCGAGAATGTTTGCTTTATTAAGTCTTGTTTCATTGTCTCACCTTTAATTTTACATATTTCCACTTGTTATTCTAATAAGTAACCATTTTTCTCTTCTCGACCGTCTTTACTCTCTAAGTATAAATTCGTTTGCATCAAAGGAAACATGATAAGCCTCTACTGCAATTAATAACTGATTTATATCAAAAATAAAGTTTATATTTGTATTAAACTCCTTAAGCATGTCATTTTCTAAATTTCCAATCCCATTTGGATGGTAACTAAACTCAAAAATTTGCCAATTATATTCTTCAAAGTTTATTTGTTCAAATCTTGTTATTCCCTCTCCACCATTAAAGTAAAGACTGGCAATATTTTTGAAGACTATCTGATGTTCAATAGATTGCTCTTGTTCTGTAATTTTAATTTTTAAACGTAATTCTTTTTTAAGTATGTTAAAATTAATACATAATATATCACATCCTTCGTCTATATAATCCACCCATTGTTCTATACTTCTAAACACTTTGCTTCACCCCGGCTATAATGGTTTCATATTATATGAATCTTTGTTCTAGCACTTGATAATTGTCTTTTACATATCATTTCGTTTATAACTTATTCAGTTTTTCCATTCCTAAAATTTCCCCATCCATATAAAGTGAATCTTCAATCAGTGGTGGTTTTCACCCCCTCCGATTGGTAGTACCGTAATCGTATGACCTATAGGCCGTTTACAAAATAGGGCATTTAGGTACTGTTATCTCCCGCTTAGACTTTTTGCAGTACAAGACAACTCCTGAAGTCGGAGTCTTACAGCACCTCATATACGGGATAAAATAGTCCCTTTTATATGTATTTCTAAGTCTATATTTTCGTTCGACTTACAAACCGTAATATGTATCCCACTGTTCTAAATGAATATCTCCTAACGTCTTCTGTAAGTTCTTTAGCCCGATCCATTCATGCTTCGTTGTCACTAATTGCATCCCTTGACCGTCATGTTCAACTGCGATAACAAAACCGTTCCCCTTATGAACCTCTGCCTCCATCGTAATATAACTATATAACTTGGTAATAAAACGCTCTTTTATTTGAATGACACTCTTACTATCAGCAATAAGCATCGTTTCATTTTCAGCTGCTAACCAATAATATTGATCTATTAAATATAATAGTTGCTCTCTAGTGCAGACTTCAAGAATGTAAATATTATCCTTTCTAGATCCTTT
This genomic interval from Virgibacillus pantothenticus contains the following:
- a CDS encoding tail fiber domain-containing protein; amino-acid sequence: MGIQIINPLDYGAVGDGINDDTQAFIRIEEENHNMFVNLLGKTYFVTKKFSRNIYLNGDFKINNMLYDAPFQITRAGNTNVFSGKQAGESNDFYYEKSGGYRNVGIGELSLNKNGSNIEKAGWRNVAVGHSSMRDNIVGYNNVAVGDSALERNIGRIINSEGKPDRNDEGSRNTALGSYALRYNVSGRGNVGLGRNAAHANETGNYNTAVGTNAYSGTVTEGGQQDRKQASENTAVGYNSLFNTNANRNTGVGSWSLYNNKTGIYNTIVGWRSAFSSKANNRLISIGSSTMRDLEGSGNHDNVAVGTEAMRYLKQGHSNTALGDKALSYDVNGNPLTNVKNSIGIGKQSRVSGDSQLQLGSSGITTYAYGAIQNRSDKRDKADIKDTALGLEFILKLRPRDFKWDYRDDYIELNNDGSVTKLKKDGTKKRNRYHHGLIAQEVKTVMEDLNVDFGGFQDHKENNGNDVLTIGYTELVAPLIKAIQDLNIKVESLNREIEELKK
- a CDS encoding ParB N-terminal domain-containing protein yields the protein MKIETVSIEKINPATYNPRIDLQPGDDEYEKLKRSIDEFGYIEPLVWNKQTGNLVGGHQRLKILLEQGIKEVQVSVVDLDPKKEKALNIALNKISGSWDEHKLAELLQELSDTPLGIEITGFAKDELSDLMADLPNDTEIETPVEDDNFDVDEAVENIVDPETKYGDVWKLGRHLLVCGDATKTEDIIKLMGDDKADLVITDPPYNVAVTSESKELSQSGRNSIMNDDMSAVEFDSFLDGVFKNYAYLMKDTAAKLYHPGNTGNY
- a CDS encoding helix-turn-helix domain-containing protein — its product is MPFSYKPLWRLLLEHDLNKTQLREELGLATATMAKMGKNEYVSMEVIDKICNHFNVQPNEIIEWVNSDE
- a CDS encoding recombinase family protein, producing MNEGFDIKYVALYLRKSRGEGEQDLENHRYMLVNMCKENNWRYLEYKEIASSETIEYRPEFKKLLKDVQEGLFDAVLVVDYQRLGRGEIEDQGLIKRVFKDSRTYIVTPEKIYNLVDDTDDLLVDVSGLLARQEFKSIKRNLQRGKKIGAKLGRWTNGTPPFPYRYEASIKNIVVDEEKNKIYQEMKNMILNEHPCYEVCWYLNNRGVKSPRGGIWHENTVRRIMLDETHLGKKITNKTEGSAHKNKKTKPLRQLPREEWDIVENSHEAVKTQEEHEQILTIFSKRKIVPHRSRSGTYILSGIVYCSKCGKSMQFTNKETKNGNVAYIRKCQKSDPYGNRCENRGIIANAIYDAINIEVQAYESQLLKHEEYENQEEIKRIQDVISFKQSQINKLNNALARIKELYEIGDYTREEYQDRKKVREREITSTQNEIEELKAKQNVQERVNNKERIIKIKEFKQIWSAEVENKVKNQALKKIISRINYERDENGNAKIDIVFN
- a CDS encoding YxiG family protein, which codes for MFRSIEQWVDYIDEGCDILCINFNILKKELRLKIKITEQEQSIEHQIVFKNIASLYFNGGEGITRFEQINFEEYNWQIFEFSYHPNGIGNLENDMLKEFNTNINFIFDINQLLIAVEAYHVSFDANEFILRE